From one Pseudomonas sp. MYb118 genomic stretch:
- a CDS encoding DsbA family oxidoreductase, translating into MSRRLRIDVFFDFICPWCLIGKRQLEHAVVQFRSRHPDVQITTVWHGVQLLPHLPAEGEPFAEFYRQRLGNAEAMTLRQKQVQEAAAAVGLAIDLNCIQTMPNTADAHRLFEWAGILGNATLREMLLERLFAAYFYRRENLGCRDTLLAIARSCGIDPQTVDACLKGDGTPFDGFPGAPSGVPSFRIDRRITVVGAQPAQALLGAMNEALKESAREQAPA; encoded by the coding sequence GTGAGTCGTCGTTTACGTATTGATGTGTTTTTCGATTTCATCTGCCCCTGGTGCCTGATCGGCAAGCGGCAACTGGAACATGCCGTGGTGCAGTTTCGCAGCCGTCATCCGGACGTGCAGATCACCACGGTGTGGCATGGCGTGCAGTTGCTGCCGCATCTGCCCGCCGAGGGTGAGCCGTTTGCCGAGTTCTACCGCCAGCGCCTGGGCAATGCCGAGGCCATGACGCTTCGCCAGAAGCAGGTCCAGGAGGCAGCGGCCGCCGTTGGCCTGGCGATAGACCTGAACTGTATCCAGACCATGCCCAACACGGCGGATGCTCACCGCCTGTTCGAGTGGGCCGGCATCCTGGGCAATGCAACGCTGCGTGAGATGTTGCTCGAACGCCTGTTTGCGGCGTATTTCTACCGCCGGGAAAACCTCGGGTGCCGGGACACGCTACTGGCGATTGCCCGTTCCTGCGGCATCGACCCGCAAACGGTGGACGCCTGCCTGAAGGGCGACGGCACGCCCTTTGACGGCTTCCCCGGCGCGCCCAGCGGCGTCCCCAGCTTCCGCATCGACCGGCGCATCACCGTGGTTGGCGCACAACCGGCCCAGGCGTTGCTCGGGGCGATGAATGAAGCGCTCAAGGAAAGTGCTCGCGAGCAGGCACCGGCATGA
- a CDS encoding 3-keto-5-aminohexanoate cleavage protein has product MQFFDDSLHPETMEKVVITVAPYGPEWMPEDFPEDIPLTMDEQVQKAVDCYEAGATVLHLHVRELDGKGSKRLSKFNELIAGVREAVPDMIIQVGGSISFAPESEGEAAKWLSDDTRHMLAELTPKPDQVTVAINTTQMNIMELLYPEYLKGTSLDNPLVHAAYSEMTVPAGPAWVAEHLKRLMDNDIQPHFQLTGMHALETLERLVRRGVYMGPLNLTWIGIGGGFDGPNPFNFFNFIHRAPDGCTLTSESLLKNVMPFNTMSMAMGLHPRVGNEDTIIDHKGERFGSVAQIQQTVRIAHELGREIASGKEAREIYRIGVKYDSIEQTLLANGMAPNRKAGQKGVPQRG; this is encoded by the coding sequence ATGCAATTCTTCGACGATTCCCTGCACCCGGAAACCATGGAGAAAGTGGTCATCACCGTGGCCCCGTACGGCCCGGAGTGGATGCCCGAGGACTTTCCCGAGGACATCCCGCTGACCATGGACGAGCAGGTCCAGAAAGCGGTCGACTGCTACGAAGCCGGCGCCACCGTGCTGCACCTGCATGTGCGTGAGCTGGACGGCAAGGGCTCCAAGCGCCTGTCCAAGTTCAACGAACTGATTGCCGGCGTGCGTGAAGCGGTGCCGGACATGATCATCCAGGTCGGCGGCTCGATTTCCTTCGCCCCGGAAAGCGAAGGCGAGGCGGCCAAATGGCTGTCGGACGACACCCGCCACATGCTCGCCGAGCTCACGCCCAAGCCGGACCAGGTGACGGTGGCGATCAACACCACCCAGATGAACATCATGGAACTGCTGTACCCGGAATATCTCAAGGGCACCTCCCTGGATAACCCGCTGGTGCATGCCGCCTACAGCGAAATGACCGTGCCGGCAGGCCCGGCCTGGGTCGCCGAGCACCTCAAGCGCCTGATGGACAACGACATCCAGCCGCACTTCCAGCTGACCGGCATGCACGCCCTGGAAACCCTCGAACGCCTGGTGCGTCGCGGCGTGTACATGGGCCCGCTGAACCTGACCTGGATCGGCATCGGCGGCGGTTTCGACGGCCCGAACCCGTTCAACTTCTTCAACTTCATCCACCGCGCGCCGGACGGTTGCACCCTGACCAGCGAGTCGCTGCTCAAGAACGTGATGCCGTTCAACACCATGTCCATGGCCATGGGGCTGCACCCGCGGGTGGGCAACGAAGACACTATCATTGATCACAAGGGCGAGCGCTTCGGCTCGGTCGCGCAGATCCAGCAGACCGTGCGCATCGCCCACGAGCTGGGCCGTGAAATCGCCAGCGGCAAAGAGGCGCGCGAGATTTACCGCATCGGTGTGAAGTACGACAGCATCGAACAAACCCTGTTGGCCAACGGCATGGCCCCCAACCGCAAGGCAGGTCAGAAAGGAGTGCCGCAACGCGGCTGA
- a CDS encoding quinone oxidoreductase yields the protein MAKAVRFYETGGPEVLRYEEVEVGDPGPGQVRLRHVAVGLNYADTYFRNGTYPIPMPNGMGVEASGVVQAIGEGVTNVQVGDRVTYTGFLNTLGAYSTERLIPAAPLIKLPETISFETAAAMTMRGLTSSYLMRRIYDFKAGDSILLHAAAGGVGLIVSQWAKLLGLNVIGTVSTEAKGEIARAHGCNHVINYSHEDVAQRVRELTDGVGVNVVFDSVGKNTFAGSLDSLKRRGLMVCVGTASGPIPAFDPVMLAMKGSLFLTRPALADYIADPAEKAALAGELFDHVGSGRIKIEINQHYALQDAVQAHRDLESRKTTGSLIFVI from the coding sequence ATGGCCAAAGCCGTACGCTTCTACGAAACCGGTGGTCCTGAAGTGCTTCGTTACGAAGAGGTCGAGGTCGGCGATCCGGGGCCTGGGCAGGTGCGCCTGCGCCATGTGGCCGTGGGCCTGAATTATGCTGACACCTACTTTCGCAACGGCACGTACCCGATCCCGATGCCCAACGGCATGGGCGTGGAAGCGTCTGGCGTGGTCCAGGCCATCGGCGAGGGCGTGACCAACGTCCAGGTCGGTGATCGTGTCACCTACACCGGCTTTCTCAATACCCTGGGTGCGTACAGCACCGAACGCCTGATCCCGGCCGCGCCGCTGATCAAGTTGCCGGAAACCATCAGTTTCGAGACCGCGGCGGCCATGACCATGCGCGGCCTGACTTCGTCGTACCTGATGCGCCGCATCTATGACTTCAAGGCGGGCGACAGCATCCTGCTGCACGCCGCGGCGGGCGGGGTCGGCCTGATCGTCTCGCAATGGGCCAAACTGCTCGGCCTCAACGTGATCGGCACCGTGTCTACCGAGGCCAAGGGCGAAATCGCCAGGGCCCACGGCTGCAACCATGTCATCAACTACAGCCATGAAGACGTCGCCCAGCGCGTGCGCGAGCTGACCGACGGCGTGGGCGTCAACGTGGTGTTCGATAGCGTCGGCAAGAACACCTTCGCCGGCTCCCTCGACTCGCTCAAGCGCCGTGGCCTGATGGTCTGCGTCGGCACCGCGTCCGGGCCGATCCCGGCCTTCGACCCGGTGATGCTGGCGATGAAGGGCTCGCTGTTCCTGACCCGTCCGGCCCTGGCCGACTACATCGCTGATCCTGCGGAAAAAGCCGCCCTGGCCGGCGAGCTGTTCGATCACGTCGGCAGCGGCCGGATCAAGATCGAGATCAACCAGCACTACGCCTTGCAGGACGCCGTCCAGGCCCACCGTGACCTGGAATCGCGCAAGACCACCGGCTCATTGATTTTCGTCATTTAA
- a CDS encoding Rieske (2Fe-2S) protein yields MIRRIPVPTGKQPPLGGRALFEFEDKSLALFNVDGQLYAIDDSCPHQGASLCGGLLSGRVIQCCAHGLRFDLSSGYLLNSNLVKVRNYPVEIIDDQAFIVLYEEAAP; encoded by the coding sequence ATGATCAGGCGCATTCCCGTACCGACCGGCAAGCAGCCGCCGCTCGGTGGCCGCGCGCTGTTCGAATTCGAAGACAAGAGCCTGGCGTTGTTCAACGTCGACGGGCAGTTGTATGCCATCGACGACAGCTGCCCGCACCAGGGCGCCTCGCTGTGTGGCGGGCTTCTTTCGGGCAGGGTGATCCAGTGCTGCGCCCATGGCCTGCGTTTCGACCTGAGCAGCGGTTATCTGCTCAATTCCAACCTGGTCAAAGTCCGCAACTACCCGGTCGAGATCATCGACGACCAGGCGTTCATCGTTCTTTATGAGGAGGCCGCGCCATGA
- a CDS encoding TauD/TfdA dioxygenase family protein, translated as MKVEQLTCSIGAELLGVNLADAVHDDGLFAEIRAQLLKHRVLFLRDQDISRADHVAFARRFGELEDHPVAGSDPDHPGLVRIYKNPEQPADRYENAWHTDATWREAPPMGCVLRCVECPPVGGDTMWANMVQAYANLPEDVKVKIADLRARHSIEASFGAAMPIEKRLGLKAMFPDAEHPVVRTHPETGEKVLFVNAFTTHFSNYHTPDRVRFGQDANPGAGELLRYLISQAYIPEYQVRWRWQPNSIAIWDNRSTQHYAVMDYPPCHRKMERAGIVGDKTF; from the coding sequence ATGAAAGTCGAACAATTGACCTGCAGCATCGGCGCCGAACTGCTGGGTGTGAACCTCGCCGACGCGGTGCATGACGACGGGCTGTTCGCCGAGATCCGCGCGCAGTTGCTCAAGCACCGGGTGCTGTTCCTGCGCGACCAGGACATCAGCCGCGCCGATCACGTGGCGTTCGCCCGGCGTTTTGGCGAGCTGGAAGACCACCCGGTGGCCGGCAGCGACCCGGATCACCCCGGCCTGGTACGCATCTACAAGAACCCCGAGCAGCCGGCCGACCGCTACGAAAACGCCTGGCACACCGACGCCACCTGGCGCGAGGCACCGCCCATGGGCTGCGTGCTGCGCTGCGTGGAGTGCCCGCCGGTGGGCGGCGACACCATGTGGGCCAACATGGTCCAGGCCTACGCCAACCTGCCGGAAGACGTGAAGGTGAAGATTGCCGACCTGCGCGCCCGGCACAGCATCGAAGCCAGCTTCGGCGCGGCCATGCCCATCGAGAAACGCCTGGGACTCAAGGCAATGTTCCCGGACGCCGAGCACCCGGTGGTGCGCACCCACCCGGAAACCGGGGAAAAGGTGCTGTTCGTCAACGCCTTCACCACCCATTTCAGCAACTACCACACCCCGGACCGCGTGCGCTTCGGCCAGGACGCCAACCCCGGCGCCGGCGAGCTGCTGCGTTATCTGATCAGCCAGGCGTACATCCCCGAATACCAGGTGCGCTGGCGCTGGCAGCCCAACAGCATCGCCATCTGGGACAACCGCAGCACCCAGCATTACGCGGTCATGGACTACCCGCCATGCCATCGCAAGATGGAGCGTGCCGGGATCGTCGGTGACAAGACCTTCTGA
- a CDS encoding RBBP9/YdeN family alpha/beta hydrolase, giving the protein MDKLHTAATVLIVPGLREHVAEHWQTLLEARLHNVRSVPPLTTDKLDCMARVRAIQHEIEQIDGPVILVAHSAGVLMVAHWAAHYRRPIKGALLAAPPDLDAVWPQGYPSSETLSSHGWNPLPQDPLPFPAIVAASTNDHLASFSAVTRMAQNWGADLLDLGDVGHLNPAAGFGHWQQAEALILQLDR; this is encoded by the coding sequence GTGGACAAACTGCATACAGCTGCCACCGTTCTGATCGTTCCGGGCCTGCGCGAGCATGTCGCCGAGCATTGGCAGACGCTGCTTGAAGCCCGGCTGCACAACGTGCGCAGCGTACCGCCGCTGACCACCGACAAGCTCGACTGCATGGCCCGCGTGCGCGCCATCCAGCACGAAATCGAGCAGATCGACGGTCCGGTGATCCTGGTGGCTCACAGCGCCGGCGTATTGATGGTCGCGCACTGGGCGGCGCATTACCGCCGGCCGATCAAGGGTGCCTTGCTGGCCGCGCCACCGGACCTCGATGCGGTCTGGCCACAGGGCTACCCGTCATCCGAGACCCTGAGCAGCCACGGCTGGAACCCACTGCCACAAGACCCGCTGCCGTTCCCTGCGATCGTCGCGGCCAGCACCAACGACCACCTCGCCAGTTTTTCTGCCGTGACCCGCATGGCACAGAACTGGGGCGCCGACTTGCTCGACCTGGGCGATGTCGGCCATCTCAACCCGGCCGCAGGATTTGGCCATTGGCAGCAAGCCGAGGCACTCATCCTGCAGCTGGATCGCTAA
- a CDS encoding YeiH family protein, which produces MSAIALTRIHSRTRELAPGFIVSLIVAAAASFLSEHYGAPVMLFALLLGMALNFLAGEGSCKAGIEFTARSVLRIGVALLGMRITLEQMAALGWKPVALVVILVVVTIGVSVLAAKAMGFQRLFGMLTGGATAICGASAALALAAALPNHPQKEKATLFTVIGVSALSTLAMIVYPMIANWLALSPQVAGVFLGATIHDVAQVVGAGYSMSTETGDTATVVKLMRVAMLLPVIVTAAMITRMQGADPTGKRPPLLPWFAVGFLVLACINSTGWVAPVVQGSVNELSRWCLVVSISALGMKTQLKELASVGIKPILLMVGETVFLVALVLLLLHWGA; this is translated from the coding sequence ATGAGCGCCATCGCCCTGACCCGGATCCACAGTCGCACGCGCGAACTGGCCCCGGGGTTCATCGTCAGCCTGATTGTCGCGGCGGCGGCTTCGTTTTTGTCCGAGCACTATGGCGCGCCGGTCATGCTGTTTGCGTTGCTGCTGGGCATGGCCCTGAATTTTCTCGCCGGGGAGGGCTCGTGCAAGGCCGGCATCGAATTCACCGCGCGCAGTGTGTTGCGCATTGGCGTGGCCTTGCTCGGCATGCGCATTACCCTGGAACAGATGGCGGCGCTGGGGTGGAAGCCGGTGGCGCTGGTGGTGATCCTGGTGGTGGTGACCATCGGCGTGTCGGTGCTGGCGGCCAAGGCGATGGGCTTCCAGCGTCTATTCGGCATGCTCACCGGCGGCGCCACGGCGATCTGCGGGGCCTCGGCGGCGTTGGCGCTGGCGGCGGCGCTGCCCAACCACCCGCAGAAAGAAAAGGCGACGCTCTTTACCGTGATCGGCGTTTCGGCGTTGTCGACCCTGGCGATGATCGTCTACCCGATGATCGCCAACTGGCTGGCGCTCTCACCGCAAGTGGCCGGGGTGTTCCTCGGCGCGACCATTCATGACGTGGCGCAGGTGGTGGGCGCGGGCTACAGCATGTCGACCGAGACGGGGGATACGGCCACTGTGGTCAAACTGATGCGTGTGGCCATGCTGCTGCCGGTGATCGTCACCGCAGCGATGATCACCCGCATGCAGGGCGCCGACCCCACCGGCAAGCGGCCACCGCTGTTGCCGTGGTTCGCCGTGGGTTTTCTGGTTTTGGCCTGCATCAACAGCACCGGCTGGGTGGCTCCGGTGGTGCAGGGTTCGGTCAATGAGCTGTCGCGCTGGTGCCTGGTGGTGTCGATCAGCGCCCTGGGCATGAAAACCCAGCTCAAGGAACTGGCCTCGGTGGGTATCAAGCCGATCCTGTTGATGGTCGGGGAAACGGTATTCCTGGTCGCGCTGGTGCTGTTGTTGCTGCACTGGGGCGCATGA
- a CDS encoding AraC family transcriptional regulator: MTKLVRAAVLTNYLEVTQYLSFNPRDVLVGVGLSKAQLQAPETRISIDAAVRLLEDSAAATGCQTFGLSMAESRQLSDFGVVSLLLSHQRTLRDALGVVVQYRHLMNNSLAIFIEEAGKMVIIREEVVTESPMPSRQATELAIGVMFRLCAAVLGSHWHPYSVNFMHQAPDNLQLHRRLFGCTLEFGSEFNGIVCPNASLDMPNPSADPAMARYAQRYLDSLQNNEGASLLFEVRKAIYLLLPMGRATIEQVAQSQGMNVRTLQRRLKDDGCAFNDLINEVRRDLVLRYLDNPGYSLGRIADMLGYSMASSFTRWFITQFGMPPAAWRAAQKQPKAPADS; encoded by the coding sequence ATGACCAAGCTTGTTCGCGCCGCCGTCCTGACCAACTACCTGGAGGTCACCCAGTACCTGTCGTTCAACCCCCGCGACGTACTGGTCGGTGTCGGCTTGAGCAAGGCGCAATTGCAAGCGCCGGAAACCCGCATTTCCATCGACGCGGCGGTGCGCCTGCTGGAGGATTCGGCAGCGGCCACGGGCTGTCAGACCTTCGGCCTGAGCATGGCCGAGTCGCGCCAGCTTTCGGATTTTGGCGTGGTCAGCCTGCTGCTCAGTCATCAACGCACCCTGCGCGATGCCCTGGGCGTGGTGGTGCAATACCGGCACCTGATGAACAATTCGCTGGCGATCTTCATCGAGGAAGCCGGCAAGATGGTGATCATCCGCGAAGAGGTGGTCACCGAGTCGCCGATGCCCAGCCGCCAGGCCACGGAGCTGGCGATTGGCGTGATGTTTCGCCTGTGCGCGGCGGTGCTGGGGTCGCACTGGCACCCCTACAGCGTGAACTTCATGCACCAGGCGCCGGACAACCTGCAACTGCACCGGCGCCTGTTCGGCTGCACCCTGGAGTTCGGCAGCGAGTTCAACGGCATCGTCTGCCCCAACGCCAGCCTCGACATGCCCAACCCCAGCGCCGACCCGGCCATGGCCCGTTATGCCCAGCGGTACCTGGATTCGCTGCAGAACAACGAAGGGGCCTCGCTGCTGTTCGAAGTGCGCAAGGCCATCTACCTGCTGCTGCCCATGGGCCGCGCCACCATCGAACAGGTGGCCCAGAGCCAGGGCATGAACGTACGCACCCTGCAACGGCGCCTGAAGGACGATGGCTGCGCCTTCAACGACCTGATCAACGAAGTGCGCCGCGACCTGGTGCTGCGCTACCTCGACAACCCTGGCTACTCGTTGGGGCGCATCGCCGACATGCTCGGCTACTCCATGGCCAGCTCCTTCACCCGCTGGTTCATCACCCAATTCGGCATGCCCCCAGCGGCGTGGCGCGCGGCGCAGAAACAACCGAAGGCGCCGGCGGATTCGTGA
- a CDS encoding efflux RND transporter periplasmic adaptor subunit, which yields MTVTARDTPVTFEFVAQTQSSREVEIRARVAGFLDKRQYTEGDLVKTGQVLFQMDRKPFEAALASAQGQMAQQQARWEVAKATLARVRPLAAQNAVSKMDLDNAVGAERETKAAVLAAEGEVRTAQLNLSYTTITSPLNGLSADAKKQEGSYVTPGESGLLTSVAQMDPMYVNFSLSENENLKYRDDIAAGHLKFPPRSDFVVQVVLADGTVVPEQGKVNFLAPSYSQETGTFLVRAVLANPNGLLRPGQFVRARALGASRPDAILVPQKAVLEGAKSHFVWVVNGEGKPEQRVVEVGEWQGDNWFINKGLRSGERIIVDGALRVTPGGPLKITEANVPAPVPEQSGQTIKAGTTTGGKSP from the coding sequence ATGACGGTGACGGCCCGCGACACCCCGGTCACCTTCGAATTCGTCGCACAAACCCAAAGCTCCCGTGAAGTGGAGATCCGCGCGCGGGTCGCCGGTTTCCTCGACAAACGCCAATACACCGAAGGCGACCTGGTGAAAACCGGCCAGGTGCTGTTCCAGATGGACCGCAAGCCGTTCGAAGCCGCGCTGGCCTCGGCCCAGGGGCAAATGGCCCAACAGCAGGCGCGCTGGGAAGTGGCCAAGGCCACCCTCGCCCGCGTCCGTCCGCTGGCCGCGCAGAATGCCGTGAGCAAGATGGACCTGGACAACGCCGTCGGCGCCGAGCGCGAGACCAAGGCCGCCGTGCTCGCCGCCGAAGGCGAGGTGCGCACGGCGCAGTTGAACTTGAGCTACACCACCATCACCTCGCCGCTCAACGGCCTGTCCGCTGATGCCAAGAAACAGGAAGGCAGCTACGTCACGCCCGGCGAATCGGGCTTGTTGACCTCGGTCGCGCAGATGGACCCGATGTACGTCAACTTCAGCCTTTCGGAAAACGAAAACCTCAAATACCGCGACGATATTGCCGCCGGCCACCTCAAATTCCCGCCGCGCAGCGACTTTGTCGTGCAAGTCGTGCTGGCCGACGGCACCGTGGTGCCCGAACAGGGCAAGGTCAACTTCCTCGCGCCGTCCTACAGCCAGGAAACCGGGACCTTCCTGGTCCGCGCGGTGCTCGCCAACCCCAACGGCCTGCTGCGCCCAGGCCAGTTCGTTCGTGCACGAGCTTTGGGCGCCTCGCGGCCGGACGCCATCCTGGTGCCACAGAAAGCCGTGCTGGAAGGCGCCAAGAGCCATTTCGTCTGGGTGGTCAACGGCGAAGGCAAACCCGAGCAACGGGTGGTCGAGGTCGGCGAATGGCAAGGCGACAACTGGTTCATCAACAAAGGCCTGCGCAGCGGCGAGCGCATCATCGTTGACGGCGCACTGCGGGTAACGCCCGGCGGGCCGCTGAAGATCACCGAGGCCAACGTACCGGCGCCGGTGCCTGAGCAAAGTGGGCAAACCATCAAAGCCGGCACCACCACAGGCGGGAAAAGCCCATGA
- a CDS encoding MFS transporter: protein MAFHPIAEGDDDGAVSVARPYAWIVFALTFGLLISDYMSRQVLNAVFPLLKGEWALSDSQLGLLSGIVALMVGLLTFPLSLLADRFGRVKSLALMAMLWSLATLGCALAQDYQQMFIARFMVGVGEAAYGSVGIAVVISVFPKHMRATLASAFMAGGMFGSVLGMALGGAIAAKLGWRWSFAGMSLFGLVLALLYPIIVKEARIAPQRAAQMASRAASKAATSVKQPLRTLWSSRSVVATYVASGLQLFVGGTVMVWIPSYLNRYYDMPTDKAGGMAAVIVLCSGAGMILCGMLSDRLCRHSPERKVSLAIGFCLGSCLLLSAAFALQAGPVQLLLICLGMLIATGTTGPCGAMVANLTHYSVHGTAFATLTLANNMLGLAPGPFLTGRVSDLIGLHAAFQLVPLVSVAAAAVFFYAKCHYHKDIARLQGQSVPEPVSEAGIEVKL, encoded by the coding sequence ATGGCCTTTCACCCAATCGCTGAAGGCGATGACGACGGTGCCGTCAGCGTGGCGCGCCCGTATGCCTGGATCGTCTTCGCCCTGACGTTCGGCCTGTTGATTTCCGACTACATGTCGCGCCAGGTGCTGAACGCGGTATTTCCGCTGCTCAAGGGCGAATGGGCCCTGAGCGACAGCCAGCTCGGCCTGCTCAGCGGCATCGTCGCGCTGATGGTCGGCTTGCTGACCTTTCCGCTGTCACTGCTGGCCGACCGCTTCGGCCGGGTCAAGAGCCTGGCGCTGATGGCGATGCTGTGGAGCCTGGCCACCCTGGGCTGTGCGTTGGCGCAGGACTATCAGCAGATGTTCATCGCCCGCTTCATGGTCGGCGTCGGCGAAGCCGCCTATGGCAGCGTCGGCATTGCCGTGGTGATTTCGGTATTCCCCAAACACATGCGCGCCACCCTCGCCAGTGCGTTCATGGCCGGCGGTATGTTCGGCTCGGTGCTGGGCATGGCCCTGGGCGGCGCGATTGCCGCCAAGCTCGGCTGGCGCTGGTCGTTCGCCGGCATGTCGCTGTTCGGCCTGGTGCTGGCCTTGCTGTACCCGATCATCGTCAAGGAAGCGCGCATCGCGCCTCAGCGTGCCGCCCAGATGGCGAGTAGGGCGGCGAGCAAGGCGGCGACCTCGGTCAAGCAACCGTTGCGCACCCTGTGGTCGAGCCGGTCGGTGGTCGCTACCTACGTGGCCAGCGGCTTGCAGTTGTTCGTTGGCGGCACGGTGATGGTGTGGATCCCCAGCTACCTCAACCGCTATTACGACATGCCCACCGACAAGGCGGGCGGCATGGCGGCGGTGATCGTGTTGTGCAGCGGCGCCGGGATGATCCTGTGCGGCATGCTCAGCGACCGCCTGTGCCGGCATTCGCCCGAGCGCAAGGTCAGCCTGGCCATCGGCTTCTGCCTGGGCAGTTGCCTGCTGCTGTCGGCGGCGTTCGCCTTGCAGGCCGGCCCCGTGCAATTGCTGCTGATCTGCCTGGGCATGCTGATTGCGACCGGCACCACCGGGCCTTGCGGGGCGATGGTGGCCAACCTGACCCATTACTCGGTGCACGGCACCGCGTTCGCCACCCTGACCCTGGCCAACAACATGCTGGGCCTGGCGCCAGGGCCGTTCCTGACCGGACGGGTGTCCGACCTGATCGGCCTGCATGCGGCGTTTCAACTGGTGCCATTGGTCAGCGTCGCCGCGGCGGCGGTGTTCTTTTACGCCAAGTGTCATTACCACAAAGATATTGCCCGGCTGCAGGGGCAGAGCGTGCCTGAGCCTGTCAGCGAAGCCGGGATAGAGGTGAAGTTGTGA